In Synechococcus sp. KORDI-100, a single window of DNA contains:
- a CDS encoding magnesium chelatase subunit H, protein MFTQVRSADRRVAPAEGQNHRSVMKAVYVVLEPQYQNALTQAATALNAAGGDLGIELSGYLIEELRDDSNYADFCADVAQADVFVASLIFIEDLAQKVVDAVAPHRDQLKAAVVFPSMPEVMRLNKLGSFSMAQLGQSKSAIAGFMKKRKEAGGAGFQDAMLKLLNTLPTVLKYLPVEKAQDARSFMLSFQYWLGGTPDNLRNFLLMLADKYVFPAAEGSARPALDVADPEVFPDLGIWHPLAPSMFEDLKEYLNWTASRHDLSEKALSGPVIGLVLQRSHIVTGDDAHYVATIQELEFRGARVIPVFCGGLDFSKPVNAFFYDPINPEQPLVDGIVSLTGFALVGGPARQDHPKAIESLKKLNRPYMVALPLVFQTTQEWEDSDLGLHPVQVALQIAIPELDGAIEPIVLSGRDDATGKAHTLQDRVDAIAERAIRWSSLRIKPRAEKKLAITVFSFPPDKGNVGTAAYLDVFGSIHRVMEEMKAKGYDIRDLPSTPKALMDAVINDPEALQGAPELSIAHRMSVEEYERLTPYSVRLEENWGKPPGNLNSDGQNLLVFGRHFGNLFVGVQPTFGYEGDPMRLLYSRSASPHHGFAAYYTYLEKIWGADAVLHFGTHGSLEFMPGKQMGMSETCYPDSLIGGLPNLYYYAANNPSEATIAKRRGYASTISYLTPPAENSGLYKGLKELGELVGSYQQLREGGRGVQIVNSIVETARQCNLDKDVNLPEQDAAGMDLDGRDALVGAVYRQLMEIESRLLPCGLHTIGKPPTAEEAIATLVSIAALERDEDGLRSLPGLLAEAMGRTIDDVYQGNDSGVLADVELNRTITETSRAAIGAMVRSLTGRDGRVTLRNSFGWLYDLLSRFGLQLPSPWLRACCSAGFTQIDSVELDKLFVYLRFCLEQVCADMEMESLLRALDGEYVLPGPGGDPIRNPGVLPSGKNIHALDPQAIPTRAAVAAAKGVVDKLIERQREEQGTWPETIACVLWGTDNIKTYGESLAQILWFVGVKPMPDSVGRVNKLELIPLEELGRPRIDVVVNCSGVFRDLFINQMALIDQAVKMAAEAEEPLEENFVRRHALEQAAKEGTNLRDAACRVFSNASGSYSSNVNLAVENSSWEEEGELQEMYLSRKTFAFNADNPGEMNQKREVFENVMKTADVTFQNLDSAEISLTDVSHYFDSDPTKLIKGLRDDGKEPTSFIADTTTANAQVRSLSETIRLDSRTKLLNPKWYEGMLDSGYEGVREVAKRLNFTLGWSATSGAVDNFVYEEANETFINDPEMRKRLMDLNPHSFRRIVGTLLEVNGRGYWETSDDNIQQLQELYQEVEDRIEGVTTG, encoded by the coding sequence ATGTTCACGCAGGTCCGCTCCGCCGATCGCCGAGTTGCTCCTGCTGAGGGTCAAAACCATCGTTCCGTGATGAAAGCGGTTTACGTGGTTCTTGAGCCGCAGTACCAAAACGCGTTGACCCAGGCGGCTACCGCTCTCAACGCTGCCGGTGGCGATCTCGGGATCGAGCTGAGCGGGTACTTGATCGAGGAACTTCGCGACGACAGCAATTACGCCGATTTCTGCGCGGATGTCGCTCAGGCTGATGTCTTCGTTGCTTCGTTGATCTTCATCGAAGATCTGGCTCAGAAGGTCGTGGATGCCGTTGCGCCGCATCGCGATCAGCTCAAAGCCGCCGTGGTCTTCCCGTCCATGCCGGAGGTGATGCGCCTCAACAAGCTCGGCAGTTTTTCGATGGCCCAGTTGGGTCAGAGCAAGAGCGCGATCGCCGGCTTCATGAAGAAGCGAAAGGAGGCGGGTGGGGCTGGCTTCCAGGACGCCATGCTCAAGCTCCTGAACACGCTGCCGACGGTTCTCAAGTATCTGCCCGTGGAGAAGGCGCAGGATGCTCGCAGCTTCATGCTCAGCTTCCAGTACTGGCTGGGAGGCACGCCGGATAACCTCCGCAACTTCCTGCTGATGCTGGCGGACAAATACGTCTTCCCAGCTGCCGAGGGTTCAGCGCGCCCGGCACTGGATGTGGCGGATCCTGAGGTGTTTCCGGATCTCGGGATCTGGCACCCCCTGGCTCCATCGATGTTCGAGGACCTCAAGGAGTACCTGAACTGGACCGCCAGTCGACACGATTTGAGCGAGAAGGCTCTCAGCGGCCCTGTCATCGGGCTGGTGCTGCAGCGCAGCCACATCGTGACCGGCGATGACGCCCACTACGTGGCAACGATTCAGGAACTGGAGTTCCGCGGTGCGCGGGTGATTCCCGTTTTCTGTGGCGGCCTGGATTTCTCCAAGCCGGTGAATGCATTTTTCTACGACCCCATCAATCCCGAGCAGCCCCTGGTCGATGGAATTGTTTCCCTCACCGGGTTTGCCCTGGTGGGAGGACCCGCTCGCCAGGATCACCCCAAGGCGATTGAGTCCCTCAAGAAACTCAACCGCCCCTACATGGTGGCGCTGCCCCTGGTGTTTCAGACCACCCAGGAATGGGAGGACAGCGACCTGGGTCTGCATCCCGTCCAGGTGGCCCTGCAGATTGCCATTCCCGAGCTGGATGGGGCGATCGAGCCGATCGTTCTTTCCGGACGCGACGATGCCACTGGAAAAGCTCACACCCTGCAGGACCGGGTGGATGCGATCGCTGAACGTGCCATCCGCTGGTCGTCGCTGCGAATCAAGCCCCGCGCGGAGAAAAAGCTGGCGATCACGGTGTTCAGCTTTCCGCCGGACAAAGGCAATGTCGGAACGGCTGCCTATCTCGATGTCTTCGGCTCCATCCATCGAGTGATGGAGGAGATGAAGGCCAAGGGTTACGACATCAGGGATCTGCCCAGCACGCCAAAGGCTCTGATGGATGCGGTGATCAATGATCCCGAAGCACTTCAGGGTGCCCCGGAACTCTCAATCGCCCATCGCATGAGCGTTGAAGAATATGAGCGTCTGACCCCTTATTCCGTACGACTCGAGGAGAACTGGGGCAAGCCTCCGGGCAACCTTAATAGCGATGGTCAGAATCTTCTCGTCTTTGGCCGTCACTTCGGCAACCTGTTTGTTGGTGTTCAGCCCACCTTCGGCTACGAAGGTGATCCGATGCGTCTGCTGTACTCCCGCAGCGCCAGTCCCCATCATGGTTTTGCGGCCTATTACACCTACCTCGAGAAGATCTGGGGTGCCGATGCGGTGCTCCACTTCGGCACCCATGGCTCGTTGGAATTCATGCCTGGCAAGCAGATGGGCATGAGCGAGACCTGCTACCCCGACAGCCTGATTGGTGGTCTTCCCAACCTCTACTACTACGCCGCCAATAACCCTTCCGAAGCCACCATCGCCAAACGTCGTGGCTACGCCTCCACCATCAGCTACCTCACCCCACCAGCAGAAAATTCCGGTCTCTACAAGGGTCTGAAGGAACTCGGTGAGTTGGTGGGCTCCTACCAGCAGCTACGCGAAGGCGGCAGGGGCGTGCAGATCGTCAACTCGATTGTGGAAACCGCGCGACAGTGCAATCTCGACAAAGACGTGAATCTGCCGGAGCAGGACGCCGCAGGCATGGACCTTGACGGTCGTGATGCCCTCGTTGGCGCGGTGTACCGCCAGTTGATGGAGATCGAAAGCCGTCTTCTCCCCTGCGGTCTTCACACGATCGGCAAGCCGCCGACGGCTGAAGAAGCCATCGCCACCCTTGTGAGCATCGCCGCTCTCGAAAGAGACGAGGATGGATTGCGCTCCCTTCCTGGACTGTTGGCCGAGGCGATGGGTCGCACCATCGACGATGTTTACCAGGGCAACGACTCAGGTGTTCTTGCCGATGTGGAGCTGAATCGCACCATCACAGAGACATCCCGTGCAGCCATCGGAGCCATGGTGCGCTCTTTGACGGGACGCGACGGAAGAGTCACTCTCCGCAACAGTTTTGGCTGGCTCTACGACCTGCTGAGCCGCTTCGGCCTGCAGCTGCCTTCCCCTTGGTTGCGCGCCTGCTGCTCTGCAGGCTTTACCCAGATCGACTCCGTTGAGCTCGATAAATTGTTCGTCTATCTGCGCTTCTGTCTCGAGCAGGTCTGCGCAGACATGGAGATGGAGAGCCTGTTGAGAGCTCTCGATGGTGAATACGTGCTGCCGGGCCCGGGTGGCGATCCGATTCGCAATCCCGGCGTCTTACCCAGCGGAAAGAACATACATGCCCTTGACCCGCAGGCGATTCCGACCCGCGCTGCCGTGGCCGCGGCCAAGGGCGTGGTGGACAAACTGATCGAACGTCAGCGTGAGGAACAGGGCACCTGGCCTGAAACCATCGCCTGCGTTCTCTGGGGTACCGACAACATCAAAACCTACGGTGAATCCCTGGCGCAGATTCTCTGGTTTGTGGGTGTGAAACCCATGCCGGATTCCGTCGGCCGCGTGAACAAGCTCGAGCTGATTCCTCTTGAGGAGCTTGGGCGTCCCCGGATCGATGTGGTGGTGAACTGTTCGGGAGTCTTCCGTGATCTGTTCATCAATCAGATGGCACTGATTGACCAGGCTGTGAAGATGGCGGCCGAGGCCGAAGAGCCACTCGAGGAGAACTTCGTGCGCCGACATGCGCTCGAACAGGCAGCAAAAGAGGGCACCAATCTGCGGGACGCCGCCTGCCGGGTGTTTTCCAATGCCAGCGGCAGCTACAGCTCAAATGTGAATCTTGCGGTGGAAAACAGCAGTTGGGAGGAGGAAGGAGAACTTCAGGAGATGTATCTCTCACGGAAGACCTTCGCCTTCAATGCTGACAATCCCGGCGAGATGAATCAAAAGCGGGAGGTGTTCGAAAATGTCATGAAAACGGCAGATGTCACCTTCCAGAATCTCGATTCCGCCGAGATTTCACTTACGGATGTCAGTCATTACTTCGACTCCGATCCCACTAAGTTGATCAAGGGTCTTCGTGATGACGGCAAGGAACCCACCAGCTTCATTGCGGACACCACAACGGCCAATGCCCAGGTTCGCTCTCTGAGTGAAACCATTCGCCTCGATTCCCGCACCAAGCTGTTGAATCCCAAGTGGTACGAAGGCATGCTGGATTCCGGCTATGAGGGTGTGAGAGAGGTTGCCAAACGCCTCAACTTCACCCTCGGTTGGAGCGCCACCAGTGGTGCCGTCGACAACTTCGTCTATGAGGAGGCGAACGAGACGTTCATCAACGACCCTGAGATGCGCAAGCGTCTGATGGATCTCAACCCCCACAGCTTCCGGCGCATCGTCGGCACGCTTCTTGAGGTCAACGGACGGGGTTATTGGGAAACGTCAGACGACAACATCCAGCAACTCCAGGAGCTCTATCAGGAGGTGGAAGATCGCATTGAGGGGGTCACCACCGGCTGA
- a CDS encoding GlcNAc-transferase family protein translates to MRPSIFIQIAAYRDPDLPATLENLLTMAKDPDRLNIGLCLQLDDTDPPHWDPSAFPDHQQLSMVRFAAQESQGACWARHQAQQFFANETFLLQIDSHMRAVRNWDELLIQTWRECQDPMAVLSVYPNGFQPPCTLHCESLPVMAAQQFDDYGILKFQGISRYRLPQQQPEQPIPNAFVAGGFLFGPGGIVNLVPYDPKLYFYGEEISLSARLWTHGFNIYCPHRLLLFHLYKSNSGDGDRSAQHWADNDGWFKLNRRSLVRVHALLGSIDQSPLDRLNPSMEDVDDLHHYWLGAERSLDEYQQWAGVNFKDRTISDHALDGRF, encoded by the coding sequence GTGAGGCCGTCGATCTTCATTCAGATCGCGGCCTATCGCGATCCGGATCTACCGGCAACGCTCGAGAATCTGCTCACGATGGCGAAGGATCCCGATCGGCTGAATATCGGCCTTTGCCTGCAACTGGACGACACGGATCCCCCGCACTGGGATCCGTCGGCCTTCCCCGATCATCAGCAGCTTTCAATGGTCCGCTTCGCGGCCCAGGAGAGCCAGGGGGCCTGCTGGGCCCGACACCAGGCTCAGCAGTTCTTCGCGAATGAAACCTTTCTGCTCCAGATCGACAGTCATATGCGCGCGGTTCGCAACTGGGACGAGCTGTTGATCCAAACCTGGAGGGAATGCCAGGACCCGATGGCCGTGCTCAGCGTGTACCCGAACGGGTTCCAACCACCGTGCACGCTGCACTGCGAGAGCCTTCCGGTGATGGCTGCCCAACAGTTTGATGACTACGGCATCCTCAAATTTCAGGGCATCAGCCGTTACCGCCTGCCTCAACAGCAACCTGAACAACCCATCCCCAATGCCTTTGTGGCTGGAGGCTTTTTGTTTGGGCCTGGGGGAATCGTCAACCTGGTGCCCTACGACCCCAAACTTTATTTCTACGGTGAAGAGATTTCACTGTCGGCGCGGCTCTGGACCCACGGCTTCAACATCTACTGTCCCCATCGCCTTCTCCTGTTTCACCTCTACAAATCAAACAGTGGAGACGGTGATCGATCAGCGCAACACTGGGCAGACAACGACGGCTGGTTCAAGCTGAACCGTCGGTCCCTCGTGCGGGTGCATGCTCTGCTCGGCAGCATTGATCAGTCACCCCTGGATCGACTCAATCCCTCCATGGAAGACGTGGACGATCTGCATCACTACTGGCTTGGTGCAGAACGAAGTCTGGACGAGTACCAGCAATGGGCCGGGGTGAATTTCAAAGACCGAACGATCAGCGATCACGCCCTGGACGGCCGGTTCTGA
- the folP gene encoding dihydropteroate synthase: protein MRWPEGWRQRTAVMGVINITPDSFSDGGRFLRRDRAVAEAALQLQLGADVLDLGAQSTRPGADEVGAEEELKRLMPPLREIRSRFPAALISVDTFLAPVAEAALAAGADWVNDVSGGRRDPAMLPLVASAGCPVVLMHSRGNSRTMDQLTDYDDVVEQVRHGLMERTEVALAAGVPAKAIIWDPGLGFAKTHEQNLALLKGLEQLNQEGFPLLIGPSRKRFIGAVLDEPRPRARVWGTAAVACRCAQAGAAVLRVHDVGPIRQTLSMAAVLW, encoded by the coding sequence ATGCGCTGGCCAGAGGGCTGGCGTCAGCGCACCGCCGTGATGGGTGTGATCAACATCACGCCGGACTCCTTCAGCGATGGTGGTCGCTTCCTGCGGCGAGATCGCGCCGTCGCGGAGGCCGCCTTGCAGCTTCAGCTCGGCGCCGATGTTCTCGATCTGGGAGCCCAGAGCACCAGACCCGGTGCAGACGAGGTGGGAGCCGAGGAGGAGTTGAAGCGACTCATGCCTCCACTTCGTGAGATCCGGAGTCGGTTTCCAGCAGCGTTGATCTCCGTCGACACCTTCCTCGCCCCGGTGGCGGAGGCCGCTCTCGCCGCCGGGGCCGACTGGGTGAACGATGTCAGTGGCGGACGTCGTGACCCAGCCATGCTCCCGTTGGTGGCCTCAGCCGGATGTCCTGTCGTGCTGATGCACAGCCGTGGCAACAGCCGCACCATGGATCAGCTCACGGATTACGACGATGTCGTTGAGCAGGTGCGCCATGGCCTGATGGAACGCACGGAGGTGGCTCTGGCAGCAGGGGTTCCAGCCAAAGCCATCATCTGGGATCCAGGCCTGGGCTTCGCCAAGACCCATGAGCAGAACCTGGCCTTGTTGAAAGGTCTTGAGCAGCTCAACCAGGAGGGATTCCCTCTGCTGATCGGCCCATCCCGGAAGCGCTTCATCGGTGCTGTCCTTGATGAACCAAGACCACGCGCCAGGGTCTGGGGGACCGCCGCGGTGGCCTGTCGTTGTGCCCAGGCGGGAGCAGCTGTGCTGCGGGTTCACGATGTCGGGCCGATCCGCCAGACCCTCTCCATGGCAGCTGTTCTGTGGTGA
- the tpiA gene encoding triose-phosphate isomerase gives MRRRVIAGNWKMHMTCSQARDYMSAFLPLVADTPDDREIVLAPPFTAISTMADLASGSSVELSSQNVHWQDHGAFTAEISAEMLLEHKVKYTIVGHSEPRKYFSESDEQINHRARAAQSHGLIPIVCVGESDEQRERGEAERVIRRQIEQGLEGLDPNKLVVAYEPIWAIGTGKTCESPEANRICGLVRSWVGATDLVIQYGGSVKPGNIDELMSMSDIDGVLVGGASLKPDGFARIANYQEV, from the coding sequence GTGCGCAGACGGGTGATCGCCGGCAACTGGAAGATGCACATGACCTGCTCCCAGGCCAGGGACTACATGTCTGCGTTCCTACCTCTGGTCGCCGACACACCGGACGATCGGGAGATCGTTCTGGCGCCTCCCTTCACCGCCATCTCGACGATGGCGGATCTGGCGTCTGGCAGTTCGGTGGAACTCTCCAGTCAGAACGTCCATTGGCAGGATCACGGAGCCTTCACGGCGGAGATCTCAGCCGAGATGCTGCTGGAGCACAAGGTCAAGTACACGATTGTTGGGCACAGCGAACCTCGCAAATACTTTTCAGAGAGCGACGAACAGATCAACCACCGTGCCAGAGCTGCCCAGTCCCATGGCCTGATTCCGATCGTCTGCGTTGGGGAAAGCGATGAACAGCGCGAACGCGGCGAGGCCGAACGGGTGATCCGGCGTCAGATCGAACAGGGTCTGGAGGGTCTGGATCCCAACAAACTGGTCGTTGCCTATGAACCGATCTGGGCCATCGGCACCGGCAAAACATGTGAATCACCTGAAGCCAATCGCATCTGTGGTTTGGTCCGCAGTTGGGTGGGTGCCACCGATCTGGTGATCCAGTACGGCGGCTCCGTGAAACCGGGGAACATCGATGAACTGATGTCGATGAGTGACATCGATGGGGTGCTTGTGGGAGGGGCATCGCTCAAGCCGGACGGCTTTGCCCGCATTGCCAACTATCAGGAGGTCTGA
- a CDS encoding RNA-binding S4 domain-containing protein: protein MKLDQFLKWLGWVATGGEAKHHIQSGAVSVNGVVETRRGRQLQPGDRVNLAGEEAIVEDGTSATP, encoded by the coding sequence ATGAAGCTCGATCAATTCCTCAAATGGTTGGGCTGGGTCGCCACCGGCGGCGAAGCCAAACACCACATTCAGTCCGGGGCCGTCAGCGTCAATGGCGTTGTCGAGACACGCCGCGGCCGACAGCTCCAGCCCGGCGATCGGGTCAACCTCGCCGGGGAGGAAGCGATCGTCGAGGACGGCACTTCGGCAACCCCTTAA